The sequence ATTGGCTGCGTATCCATGCGAAGCGCCTGATCGTCCGTAAAAAGTTAGGACCTAATCCATGCTTCGTCACCGCTTAAACTTTTTGGTGCCGAAGCGGATTGAAGTAATAACATTAAGTTCTTGGCGCGCGTTTTAACCTATCGGACTGTCAAAGTCAGCACAATAGTCGGCGTTCTCAAAGACCAAGTGCAACACCTTCTGCTGTAAGGTGCCGCCATGGCGAAAATTTACAAACATTTAACTACTCAGGAACGCGCCGTCGTCATGACCATGCGCGACGACCTGTGCTCCACCCGATCCATTGCTAAACGCCTTTGCCGTTCAGCCAGCACGATTAGCCGCGAACTCAAACGCACCAGCGGTGCCGGCGTCTACGATGCCAATCTGGCCCACGCACAATGCCAGGCGCGTCGTGTCCTGCCGCGACGTCTTCCCAAACTGCACGCGGACGGGGCCTTGTTCCAGGTCGTCCGGCATCAGCTAAAACTCCTCTGGTCGCCGCAGCAAATAGCGCGCAAACTCAGGGCCCTTTGGCCCGACAATTCTGAGAAATCTGTGTCCCACGAGACCATCTACAACGCCATCTACTTGCACCCACGCGGCGAACTCAAGCGTGAGCTGATTGCCTGCCTGCGTCACCACAACCAGGTCCGTAAGCCACGCAGCCGTGGCACCGATCGCCGGGGTCAGATCCCAGATATGCAGAGCATCCACATCCGGCCTCCAGAGGTCGAGGACCGCCTCATTCCCGGCCATTGGGAAGGGGACTTGATCAAGGGTGCCGGCAACCGCTCATCGGTGGGCACGCTGGTCGAGCGCACGACCGGCTTTGTGGTGCTCGCCAAGATGGACAACGCAACCACCAAAGCGGTCGTCGACAGCTTCTCGGCGGTGCTCAACCGCGAGCCGGCAGCGATGCGCAAGACCATGACTTACGACCAAGGGCGCGAGATGCACGGCCACAAAATCCTCACCGAGCGCACCGGTGTTCAGATCTATTTCGCCGACCCGCACAGCCCTTGGCAGCGCGGGTCAAATGAAAATACCAACGGCTTGTTGCGCCAATACATGCCCAAGGGTTCGGACCTGTCGATCTACTCTCAGGACGAACTCGACGCCATCGCCTTGTCGCTCAATACGCGTCCAAGAGCAAGGCTCGATTATGAGTCGCCACTCGTCGTTTATACTCAGCACATCGCGTTGCTACAACATCCGACTGACACTGTTAATTAACCCAGTGTTGCGCTTGGTATTTGAAACCGCCGTCCTTTAACATCATTGGCAATGTGGGAAGTCCATTCACCTCAGACACCCACGTTGGCAATTCATCTCTCTTTGCCTTCAATTAAAGATAAGAAAATTTCGCATTGCTCCTAAGATAAATCGTTAACAAGTAGTAAATGCGAATCATTTCTATTATAATTGCCCAAGAAGCGTTTCTCTTGCGCAACTTTCATCCCTTCTGGTTTTACCTTAACAAGCTTTGTTAACCGCGCGTCATCGCGTCCCGATCGTGTCCAGCTCCAGCACTCCGTTAAACAATACGCTTGCGAGTTTCAAAACTATCTACAGCAATCATCACGGTTGGTTGTATAGCTGGTTATGGCGCAAACTTGGTTCGAGAGACGACGCGGCGGAACTGGCGCAGGATACATTTGTGCGTTTGTTGGCCAATAAATCTGCAACAGGTCTGCTTGAGCCACGCGCTTATCTGAGCACGATCGCTAATGGGTTGGTCGTCAATCATTGGCGGCGATTGTCATTGGAGCGGGCTTATCTGTCTGCGCTGGCGGCGCGACCAGAGATGGCAATGCCATCGCCAGAAGAGCGCGCCTTGGTGATGGAAACCTTATTTCAAATTGATACGATGCTCGATAAGTTGTCGACCAAGGCACGGCAAGCTTTTTTGTTGGCGCAACTCGACGGGCTGACGTACGGTCAGATTGCGATTCAACTTGGCGTTTCAGATCGTATGGTGCGCAAATATATGGCGCAGGCAATGTTGCAATGCGTATTACTGGTGGAGTTGGCGGGATGATCGATAAAGGCGTTTATCTGCCGCCTCCGCGCGCCAATCCGCCGGGTTCGGGCGCAAAAGACTTTAGCGTGTTGCAGGAAGCGGCAGAATGGTTTGCCGTGCTGCGATCCGAGAAAGCAAATGCCTACGATCACCGCCGTTGGGCTGTGTGGATCAATGCCACACCGTTGCATGCTGAGGCGTGGAGTCGTGTCGAGGCGGTCAATCAACAGTTTGGGTTGTTGTCTGCGGTACCAGCACACGCAGCGCTATCGGCACCCGGGCGCCAGCGACGCACGTTGGTGAAGTCTTTGGTCGCGCTGTGCGTCATGGTTGCTGTTGGTGATACGGCTCTGGATACCTATTCGGCGCGCACTTATCTGGCCTCGATGAAAGCGCAATATCGGACCTATATCGGGCGAACGCGTAAGCTGACACTTGAGGATGGTACTGTCGTGTGGCTCAACACTGACAGCGCGGTGGATGTTTACTACACCGGTTCTACGCGGCAAATACGATTGCGCGCTGGTGAAATATTAGTGCAAAGCGCACACGACACACAAATTCCTGCCCGTCCGCTGGAAGTATCCACGCCAGACGGTCAGGTGCGCGCACTCGGAACGCGGTTTACCGTGCGATATCAGGAAACCGGGTCGGCTGTTGCTGTGTTCGAAGGAGCAGTGGAGATAAGTCTGGCTAAAAGTAACGCAATCCAGTTGGCGCAAGCCGGATTCGCACGTGATTTCGGTGTTAGCTGGATCGGTGCGTCCAGAGTCAGCGACGAAAGTCGCGCAGCGTGGGTGAATGCATTGCTGACACCGGATAACATGCGTCTCGACGATTTTTTGGCAGAGTTGGGCCGTTACCGTCATGGTTACTTGGGATGCGCTCCCGAAGTGGCGTATTTGCGGTTGGTGGGCGTCTATCCGCTGGCCGATACTGACCGTATTCTGACGACGCTGGCAGCAACGCTGCCGGTTCATATCAGACGCAGATCATCGTGGTGGGTGACTGTAGAAGCGCTCTGATATTTTCTGTTAAGAAATATTTTTATAAAAATGGTTCCGCTTTTGGGATATCGCTTGGCAATGGATAAACAGTTGTTGCCATTGATGATTACCTTAAGGATTTCCATGTCTACATCCCATTCTCCGCACACCGTCCGGTCTCGAAATAAGCGTCATACTTTACATAACCTTCGGAACCCGCTGCCGTTGCCCTTTGTATGGCAACTCTGCGGGTTCGCGCTGCTGTCGGTTCCATTGTTGACGTCGATATCTGCTCAAGCGCAAGGGACCGCCGCAGTGACACACAATGCAGTGGTTAAAAGTTATGACATTGGCGCTGGCGCGTTGGGATTGGCGTTGCGTCAATTTGCTAGTCAGGCCGGTATTCTGTTGTCAGCGGACGCCAGTCTGATGGAAGGTAAGTCCAGTTCGGGGTTGCATGCAAATGTGGCGGTTCCGCAAGGTTTGCAGCAGTTGCTGGTTGGCACAGGGTTGACCGCAGTGGTGCAAAACGACGGTGGCTACATTATTATCCGTGCGCCTCAGGTGAGCGACGCATCCTTGACGGAATTACCTGAAATATCGGTCAACGCATCCGCCGGCAGCGGCTATCGTCCTGCACCGAATTCAACGACGCTGCGCTCGGACGCGCCGGTGCTGGACATTCCGCAAATCGTCAACGTCGTACCGGCGCAAGTTCTGAACGACCAGCGCCCGCGCAATATGGACGACGCACTGATCAATGTTAGCGGCATCACACAGGGAAATACCTTGGCTGGCACGCAGGACACGATCATGAAACGTGGTTTTGGGGGCAATCGTGATGGTTCAATTATGCATAACGGCATGCCGTTAGTGCAGGGCCGCGGGCTTAATGCCGCGGCTGAAAGTATCGAAGTATTGAAAGGGCCATCGTCGTTGATCTACGGTATTATGGACCCGGGTGGCGTCGTCAACGTGATCAGCAAAAAGCCGGAGCTGTTGCGCCATACCACGCTTTCGGCCACCGGTTCTACCTACGGTGGCGGCAAAAATGGCGGTGGAGTCACGCTGGATACGACTGGTGCTTTCGGCAATAGTGATCTGGCTTACAGATTGATCTTCGATCAGGTTGAAGAGGACTACTGGCGCAATTTCGGTACGCATCGGGAAACCCTCTTTGCGCCTTCGTTAGCCTGGTATGGACGCGATACGCAAGTCGTAGCCTCT is a genomic window of Glaciimonas sp. CA11.2 containing:
- a CDS encoding IS30 family transposase produces the protein MAKIYKHLTTQERAVVMTMRDDLCSTRSIAKRLCRSASTISRELKRTSGAGVYDANLAHAQCQARRVLPRRLPKLHADGALFQVVRHQLKLLWSPQQIARKLRALWPDNSEKSVSHETIYNAIYLHPRGELKRELIACLRHHNQVRKPRSRGTDRRGQIPDMQSIHIRPPEVEDRLIPGHWEGDLIKGAGNRSSVGTLVERTTGFVVLAKMDNATTKAVVDSFSAVLNREPAAMRKTMTYDQGREMHGHKILTERTGVQIYFADPHSPWQRGSNENTNGLLRQYMPKGSDLSIYSQDELDAIALSLNTRPRARLDYESPLVVYTQHIALLQHPTDTVN
- a CDS encoding sigma-70 family RNA polymerase sigma factor, giving the protein MSSSSTPLNNTLASFKTIYSNHHGWLYSWLWRKLGSRDDAAELAQDTFVRLLANKSATGLLEPRAYLSTIANGLVVNHWRRLSLERAYLSALAARPEMAMPSPEERALVMETLFQIDTMLDKLSTKARQAFLLAQLDGLTYGQIAIQLGVSDRMVRKYMAQAMLQCVLLVELAG
- a CDS encoding FecR domain-containing protein produces the protein MRITGGVGGMIDKGVYLPPPRANPPGSGAKDFSVLQEAAEWFAVLRSEKANAYDHRRWAVWINATPLHAEAWSRVEAVNQQFGLLSAVPAHAALSAPGRQRRTLVKSLVALCVMVAVGDTALDTYSARTYLASMKAQYRTYIGRTRKLTLEDGTVVWLNTDSAVDVYYTGSTRQIRLRAGEILVQSAHDTQIPARPLEVSTPDGQVRALGTRFTVRYQETGSAVAVFEGAVEISLAKSNAIQLAQAGFARDFGVSWIGASRVSDESRAAWVNALLTPDNMRLDDFLAELGRYRHGYLGCAPEVAYLRLVGVYPLADTDRILTTLAATLPVHIRRRSSWWVTVEAL